A region of Curvibacter sp. AEP1-3 DNA encodes the following proteins:
- a CDS encoding DUF2167 domain-containing protein, whose translation MKHGFLKALLALAFIWHATAGAQAISKEESERIWAEAKAAAQAGPAQISLKVQDTVQGTLALPAGHTYIPQPHATKVLNAMGNPGNDERLQGLVFPDGDAPWFMTIRFERSGYVKDDDAKNWDVDELLQSYKDGTEAANAERKKMGVPEMEILGWAQKPTYDANTHRLAWAMSSRDKGAAESEPQGVNYNTFALGREGYFSMNLVTDLNVLPTYKPAAHTLLDAMQFAEGKRYTDFNSSTDRVAEYGLAALVVGAVGKKLGLFATLAVFLAKFWKVAAIAALAFGGGLLNWFKKRKAKSADDEFANTVMVDRDAPERTLPQPLAPHPHADQVRTGQSGDKT comes from the coding sequence ATGAAACATGGTTTTTTGAAAGCATTGCTCGCGTTGGCGTTCATCTGGCACGCCACGGCAGGCGCGCAAGCTATCAGCAAGGAAGAATCAGAACGCATCTGGGCGGAAGCCAAAGCGGCTGCACAAGCGGGCCCGGCGCAAATTTCGCTCAAGGTGCAGGACACCGTGCAAGGCACCTTGGCGCTGCCCGCGGGCCACACCTACATTCCCCAGCCCCACGCCACCAAAGTGCTCAATGCCATGGGCAACCCCGGCAATGACGAACGTCTGCAGGGCCTGGTGTTTCCCGATGGCGATGCGCCCTGGTTCATGACCATCCGCTTTGAGCGTTCAGGCTACGTCAAGGACGACGATGCCAAAAACTGGGATGTGGACGAACTGCTGCAAAGCTACAAAGACGGCACCGAGGCAGCCAATGCCGAACGCAAGAAGATGGGTGTGCCCGAGATGGAAATTCTGGGGTGGGCACAAAAACCCACCTATGACGCCAACACCCATCGCCTGGCCTGGGCCATGTCGTCCCGCGACAAAGGTGCCGCTGAGAGCGAGCCCCAAGGCGTGAACTACAACACCTTCGCGCTCGGCCGTGAAGGCTACTTCAGCATGAACCTGGTGACCGACCTGAACGTGTTGCCGACCTACAAGCCCGCCGCCCACACGCTGCTGGACGCGATGCAATTCGCCGAGGGCAAGCGCTACACCGACTTCAATTCCAGCACCGACCGCGTAGCCGAATACGGCCTTGCCGCCTTGGTGGTAGGCGCTGTAGGCAAAAAACTGGGGCTGTTTGCCACGCTGGCCGTGTTTCTGGCCAAGTTCTGGAAAGTAGCGGCCATTGCGGCATTGGCGTTTGGAGGCGGGCTCCTGAACTGGTTCAAGAAACGCAAAGCCAAATCGGCCGACGATGAGTTCGCCAACACGGTGATGGTGGACCGCGATGCCCCAGAACGCACGCTGCCCCAACCCCTGGCCCCCCACCCGCATGCTGACCAGGTACGCACCGGCCAGAGCGGCGACAAGACCTGA
- the nadC gene encoding carboxylating nicotinate-nucleotide diphosphorylase has product MSTFDFSSADIAALAQADVARALSEDVGAGDLTASLIDPTRRARARVLARESAVICGEPWATAAVRALDPSAAIIWHVREGQRCQQDQVVVEMEGNAQALLTAERTALNFLQLLSAVATKTATFVDAVNEVPGNRAAIVDTRKTIPGLRLAQKHAVKTGGGTNHRIGLHDAVLIKENHIAAAGGVTAALQRATQFAATAKFIEVEVETLDQLREALDCGAKMVLLDNMTLAHLVQAVAINAGRAILEVSGGVNLDTVRAIASTGVDRISIGALTKDVKATDFSMRFEDL; this is encoded by the coding sequence ATGAGCACTTTTGACTTTTCTTCTGCCGACATTGCTGCCCTGGCGCAGGCTGATGTGGCGCGCGCTTTGTCTGAAGACGTGGGCGCTGGCGACCTGACCGCTTCGTTGATCGACCCCACCCGCCGCGCCCGTGCGCGCGTCCTGGCCCGTGAGTCGGCCGTCATTTGCGGCGAGCCTTGGGCCACTGCGGCCGTGCGCGCCCTGGACCCGTCGGCCGCCATTATTTGGCACGTGCGTGAAGGCCAGCGCTGCCAGCAAGACCAAGTGGTGGTCGAGATGGAAGGCAACGCCCAGGCGCTGCTGACCGCGGAGCGCACCGCGCTGAACTTTTTGCAGCTGCTCAGCGCTGTGGCCACCAAAACCGCCACCTTTGTGGACGCAGTCAACGAAGTGCCCGGCAACCGCGCCGCCATCGTGGACACCCGCAAAACCATTCCCGGCCTGCGCTTGGCGCAAAAACACGCCGTCAAGACCGGTGGCGGCACCAACCACCGCATCGGCCTGCATGACGCCGTGCTGATCAAGGAAAACCACATCGCAGCCGCTGGTGGCGTGACCGCAGCCCTGCAACGCGCCACCCAGTTTGCCGCCACCGCCAAGTTCATCGAGGTGGAAGTGGAGACGCTGGATCAACTGCGCGAAGCGCTGGATTGCGGCGCCAAGATGGTGCTGCTGGACAACATGACGCTGGCCCACTTGGTGCAGGCCGTGGCCATCAATGCCGGCCGCGCGATTTTGGAAGTGTCTGGCGGCGTGAACCTGGACACCGTGCGGGCGATTGCCTCCACCGGCGTGGACCGCATCTCCATCGGCGCACTGACCAAAGACGTCAAGGCGACCGACTTTTCCATGCGATTCGAGGACCTTTGA
- the panB gene encoding 3-methyl-2-oxobutanoate hydroxymethyltransferase → MALNPTGEQASSATNATPYGTLPPASPPSTRKPISLPRIQEMHTRGEKITMLTAYDATFAAVADAAGVECILVGDSLGMVCQGRHSTVGVTLDDMAYHTESVARGLRRAQGTAWLIGDLPFGSYQESKEQAIRSASVIMQAGAHMVKLEGGGWTTEVVQFLVERGIPVCAHLGLTPQTVHALGGYRVQGRGDAAADVMKKQAHELQDAGASLLVLEMVPAPLSAELTRELPNCATIGIGAGKGTAGQVLVLHDMLGVNLGKNPKFVRNFMLEASSIRGAMEAYVAAVKNGSFPDDAIHAW, encoded by the coding sequence ATGGCCCTGAACCCGACCGGTGAACAAGCCTCCAGCGCAACCAACGCGACTCCCTACGGCACGCTGCCCCCGGCATCTCCGCCATCCACGCGCAAGCCCATCAGCCTGCCACGCATCCAGGAGATGCACACCCGTGGTGAAAAAATCACCATGCTCACCGCCTATGACGCGACCTTTGCCGCCGTAGCCGATGCGGCAGGTGTGGAGTGCATTCTGGTGGGCGACTCGCTGGGCATGGTCTGCCAGGGCCGCCACAGCACCGTGGGCGTCACGCTGGACGACATGGCCTACCACACCGAGAGCGTGGCCCGCGGCCTGCGCCGTGCGCAAGGCACAGCATGGCTGATCGGCGACCTGCCTTTTGGCAGCTACCAGGAATCCAAAGAGCAGGCCATCCGCAGCGCCAGCGTGATCATGCAAGCCGGCGCCCACATGGTGAAGCTTGAAGGCGGCGGCTGGACCACCGAAGTGGTGCAGTTTCTCGTGGAGCGGGGAATTCCGGTCTGCGCCCACTTGGGGCTCACCCCGCAAACGGTGCATGCCTTGGGTGGTTACCGCGTCCAAGGCCGTGGGGATGCCGCTGCCGACGTGATGAAAAAGCAAGCCCACGAATTGCAGGATGCTGGCGCATCCCTGTTGGTGCTGGAAATGGTGCCCGCCCCCTTGTCGGCAGAGCTGACCCGCGAACTGCCGAACTGCGCCACCATAGGCATAGGTGCCGGTAAAGGCACCGCCGGCCAGGTGCTGGTGTTGCACGACATGCTGGGCGTGAATCTGGGCAAGAACCCGAAGTTCGTGCGCAACTTCATGCTGGAGGCCAGCAGCATCCGCGGTGCCATGGAAGCCTATGTGGCCGCCGTCAAAAACGGCAGCTTCCCGGATGACGCCATCCACGCTTGGTGA
- a CDS encoding cyanophycin metabolism-associated ABC transporter — protein MTTEAPALTTLSGEMPSIWREAVQKQLRPQENVLATLEVDLDQQLRFVKGLVVLTDQRLLSCAGTQQVWTSWDLQAGQKLLHHDHAGVGHIDLLDANALLGSWRFTLGQNLLAIRLADQFQAQLESTVSGRPLAQALTNVCPSCKAPLEPDQEECPVCTKVVHTPPSTWTLFRLWRFARPYKGQLLLGFVLTLLGTAANLVPPYLTMPLMDNVLIPFQNGQKIDPMLVGMYMGGLLGSALLAWILSWAKTYILALVSERIGADLRTTTYEHLLRLSLEYFGGKRTGDLMSRIGSESDRICVFLSLHLLDFATDVIMLTMTAVILFSINPWLAVVTLVPLPFIAWMIHFVRDRLRTGFEKIDRVWGEVTNVLADTIPGIRVVKAFAQERREATRFREANKHNLAVNDRINKIWSLFSPSVSFLTELGLLVVWAFGIWQVSKGEITVGVLTAFIAYISRFYGRLDSMSRIVSVTQKSASAAKRIFDILDHVSSVPEPVNPVPMGKVQGSIEVRDVGFRYGNREVNRGINLRIAPGEMVGLVGHSGSGKSTLVNLICRFYDVSEGAILVDGVDIRSYAISDYRQNIGLVLQEPFLFFGTIADNIAYGKPDATRAEIIAAARAAHAHEFILRLPQGYDSMVGERGQGLSGGERQRISIARALLIDPRILILDEATSSVDSETEKEIQKALENLVQGRTTIAIAHRLSTLHRADRLVVLDRGKVVEEGTHDALMASVGAYFNLYQAQARNNMMEEAA, from the coding sequence ATGACCACAGAAGCCCCTGCTTTAACCACGCTGTCCGGCGAAATGCCGTCCATTTGGCGTGAAGCGGTCCAAAAACAACTCCGCCCCCAAGAGAACGTGTTGGCCACCCTGGAGGTTGACCTTGACCAGCAGCTGCGCTTCGTCAAAGGTCTGGTTGTGCTGACCGACCAGCGTTTGCTGTCTTGTGCGGGCACCCAGCAGGTGTGGACTTCCTGGGACCTGCAGGCCGGCCAGAAGTTGCTCCATCATGACCACGCGGGCGTGGGTCATATTGATTTGCTGGACGCCAATGCCTTGTTGGGCAGCTGGCGCTTCACGCTGGGACAGAACCTGCTGGCCATACGGTTGGCGGACCAATTCCAAGCTCAACTGGAAAGCACGGTTTCGGGGCGGCCTCTCGCGCAGGCCTTGACCAACGTCTGTCCGAGCTGCAAAGCGCCTCTGGAGCCCGACCAGGAAGAGTGCCCGGTGTGTACCAAGGTGGTTCATACCCCGCCCAGCACCTGGACGCTGTTCCGCCTCTGGCGTTTTGCCCGGCCCTACAAAGGCCAGTTACTGTTGGGTTTTGTGCTGACCTTGTTAGGGACTGCCGCTAACCTGGTGCCGCCTTACCTCACGATGCCCTTGATGGACAACGTGCTGATCCCGTTCCAGAACGGACAAAAGATCGACCCCATGCTGGTGGGTATGTACATGGGGGGACTGTTGGGCTCTGCCTTGCTGGCGTGGATCCTGAGCTGGGCCAAGACTTACATCCTCGCCCTCGTCTCAGAGCGCATAGGCGCTGATCTGCGCACCACAACGTATGAGCATTTACTGCGTTTGTCGCTCGAGTATTTCGGTGGCAAGCGCACGGGCGACCTGATGTCGCGCATCGGCAGCGAGAGTGACCGGATTTGCGTGTTCCTGTCTTTGCACCTGCTGGACTTCGCGACCGACGTGATCATGCTCACCATGACGGCAGTCATCCTGTTTTCCATCAACCCGTGGCTGGCGGTGGTGACTTTGGTGCCCTTGCCATTCATTGCCTGGATGATCCATTTCGTGCGGGACCGTCTGCGCACGGGTTTCGAGAAAATTGACCGGGTATGGGGTGAAGTGACCAACGTGTTGGCTGACACCATTCCCGGCATCCGTGTGGTCAAGGCGTTCGCGCAGGAGCGTCGCGAAGCCACCCGATTCCGCGAGGCCAACAAACACAACCTCGCGGTGAACGACCGCATCAACAAAATCTGGTCTTTGTTTTCCCCCAGCGTTTCTTTCTTGACGGAGCTGGGCCTGTTGGTGGTCTGGGCCTTCGGTATCTGGCAGGTGTCCAAAGGCGAAATCACGGTCGGTGTGTTGACGGCCTTCATTGCCTATATCAGTCGCTTCTACGGCCGCTTGGATTCCATGAGCCGCATTGTCTCTGTCACGCAAAAGTCTGCTTCCGCCGCCAAGCGCATTTTTGACATTCTGGATCACGTCTCCAGCGTGCCTGAGCCGGTCAACCCGGTGCCCATGGGCAAAGTCCAGGGCAGCATAGAGGTGCGAGATGTGGGATTCCGCTACGGTAATCGTGAAGTCAACCGTGGGATCAACCTCAGAATCGCGCCCGGAGAAATGGTGGGGTTGGTCGGACACAGCGGCTCGGGAAAAAGCACGCTGGTCAACCTGATCTGCCGTTTTTACGATGTGTCCGAAGGCGCCATTCTGGTGGATGGGGTGGATATCCGCTCCTACGCCATTTCAGACTACCGGCAGAACATCGGTTTGGTGCTCCAAGAGCCCTTCCTTTTCTTCGGCACCATCGCGGACAACATCGCCTACGGCAAGCCGGACGCGACCCGTGCCGAGATCATCGCCGCCGCCCGCGCCGCGCATGCGCATGAATTCATCCTGCGCTTGCCACAGGGTTATGACTCCATGGTCGGCGAGCGCGGTCAGGGCTTGTCCGGCGGAGAGCGTCAGCGCATCTCGATTGCGCGTGCCTTGCTGATTGACCCGCGCATCCTGATCCTGGACGAGGCCACCTCGTCGGTGGACTCTGAGACCGAGAAGGAAATTCAGAAGGCGCTGGAGAACCTGGTGCAAGGCCGCACCACCATTGCGATTGCCCACCGGCTCTCCACGCTGCACCGGGCTGATCGTCTGGTGGTGCTGGACCGCGGCAAGGTGGTGGAAGAAGGAACCCATGACGCTCTGATGGCAAGCGTTGGTGCGTACTTCAATCTGTACCAGGCCCAGGCTCGCAACAACATGATGGAGGAGGCCGCATGA
- the panC gene encoding pantoate--beta-alanine ligase, with product MQLIHTIAELREALSQYRHPAVVPTMGNLHAGHLALVRQAKPLGDVTISTIFVNRLQFAPHEDFDTYPRTLEADCEHLEAAGCDIVFAPKESELYPQAQTFKVHPPTELADILEGHFRPGFFIGVCTVVMKLLAVTQARTALFGKKDYQQLMVIRNMVKQFALPIDVIGGETQRNEAGLALSSRNGYLTPAQREEALLLSRTLRHIVDSVRQGETDLARLEHEGMQTLRAAGWFPDYVAVRRQSDLQTPQAGDAKVVLAAARLGTTRLIDNMEI from the coding sequence ATGCAACTGATTCACACGATTGCCGAGCTGCGCGAGGCGCTCAGCCAGTACCGTCACCCTGCCGTGGTGCCCACCATGGGCAATTTGCATGCGGGTCACTTGGCGCTGGTGCGTCAGGCCAAGCCACTGGGGGACGTGACGATTTCCACCATCTTTGTGAACCGGCTTCAGTTCGCGCCACACGAAGATTTCGACACCTACCCCCGCACCTTGGAAGCCGACTGTGAACATCTGGAAGCGGCGGGCTGCGACATCGTGTTTGCACCCAAAGAGTCCGAGCTGTATCCGCAGGCGCAAACATTCAAGGTGCACCCGCCCACCGAATTGGCAGACATTCTGGAAGGCCACTTCCGTCCCGGCTTTTTCATCGGGGTGTGCACCGTGGTGATGAAGTTGTTGGCAGTGACACAGGCCCGCACTGCCCTATTCGGCAAAAAAGACTACCAGCAGCTGATGGTGATACGGAACATGGTCAAGCAATTCGCCTTGCCGATTGATGTGATCGGTGGCGAAACCCAGCGCAATGAGGCAGGCCTCGCCCTGTCGAGCCGCAATGGCTACCTGACCCCGGCACAACGCGAAGAGGCACTGCTCTTGTCCCGGACCTTGCGCCACATCGTGGACAGCGTGCGTCAGGGAGAGACCGACCTGGCCCGCCTGGAGCATGAGGGTATGCAAACCCTGCGCGCCGCAGGCTGGTTTCCCGACTATGTGGCCGTGCGCCGGCAAAGCGATCTGCAGACGCCACAAGCAGGTGATGCCAAAGTCGTACTGGCCGCAGCGCGGTTGGGCACGACCCGCTTGATCGACAACATGGAAATCTGA
- a CDS encoding DUF3460 family protein, with product MNIFRRPDYRSEATQFIDQLKVAKPTLEAEQRKGRALLWDKVVDRMAWKGFRSAQVAQKPYVYQTKND from the coding sequence ATGAACATCTTCCGCCGCCCCGATTACCGCTCCGAAGCCACCCAGTTCATCGACCAGCTCAAGGTCGCCAAGCCGACGCTGGAAGCCGAGCAGCGCAAGGGACGCGCCCTGCTGTGGGACAAAGTGGTGGACCGCATGGCCTGGAAAGGCTTCCGCAGCGCCCAAGTCGCGCAAAAGCCATACGTTTACCAGACCAAGAACGATTAA
- the nadA gene encoding quinolinate synthase NadA, whose product MSASDVIDVEYEQPACSTKHAWARVPVEPTPDERSALKDKIKRLLKEKNAVMVSHYYVHPDLQDLAEETGGLVSDSLEMARFGRDHSAQTLVVSGVKFMGETSKILSPHKTVLMPDLDATCSLDLGCPISEFNAFCDAQPDRTVVVYANTSAAVKARADWLVTSSCALDIVKALKDKGQKILWAPDKHLGGYIQRETGADMVFWEGACIVHDEFKAFELEALIKEHPKAKVLVHPESPKEVVALAHAVGSTSAILKAAQTLDADTFIVATDNGMLHKLRTLNPGKIFIEAPTAGNSATCKSCAHCPWMAMNGLAGVARVLEHGLNEVHVEARYLDRARLPIDRMLAFTAALKNGQPVGGLIPNIGAA is encoded by the coding sequence ATGAGTGCCAGTGATGTGATCGACGTGGAGTACGAGCAGCCGGCTTGCTCTACCAAGCACGCCTGGGCCCGCGTACCCGTAGAGCCCACCCCGGATGAACGCAGCGCGCTCAAAGACAAGATCAAGCGCCTGCTCAAAGAAAAGAACGCGGTCATGGTGTCGCACTATTACGTGCACCCCGACCTGCAGGATCTGGCGGAAGAAACCGGCGGCCTGGTGAGCGATTCGCTGGAGATGGCCCGCTTCGGCCGCGACCACAGCGCGCAGACGCTGGTGGTGTCAGGCGTGAAGTTCATGGGCGAGACCAGCAAAATTTTGTCGCCGCACAAGACCGTGCTGATGCCAGACCTGGACGCCACCTGCTCGCTGGACCTGGGCTGCCCTATCAGTGAATTCAACGCCTTTTGCGATGCCCAACCCGACCGCACCGTGGTGGTCTACGCCAACACCAGCGCTGCCGTGAAGGCGCGTGCCGATTGGTTGGTGACCAGCAGCTGTGCGCTGGATATCGTGAAAGCGCTCAAAGACAAGGGCCAAAAGATTTTGTGGGCGCCCGACAAGCATCTGGGTGGCTACATCCAGCGCGAAACCGGCGCTGACATGGTGTTCTGGGAAGGCGCCTGCATCGTGCACGACGAGTTCAAGGCCTTTGAGCTGGAAGCGCTGATCAAGGAGCACCCCAAGGCCAAAGTTCTGGTGCACCCCGAGTCGCCGAAAGAGGTGGTGGCCCTGGCGCACGCCGTGGGTTCCACGAGCGCCATCCTCAAAGCTGCGCAGACCCTGGACGCTGACACCTTCATCGTGGCCACCGACAACGGCATGCTGCACAAGCTGCGCACGCTCAACCCCGGCAAGATCTTCATCGAAGCCCCCACCGCGGGGAACAGCGCCACCTGCAAAAGTTGCGCCCACTGCCCCTGGATGGCCATGAACGGCTTGGCCGGTGTGGCGCGGGTGCTGGAACACGGACTGAATGAAGTCCACGTGGAAGCCCGCTACCTCGACCGCGCGCGCCTGCCGATTGACCGGATGCTGGCGTTTACCGCTGCGCTGAAAAATGGGCAGCCGGTGGGCGGATTGATCCCGAATATCGGGGCGGCTTGA
- a CDS encoding DUF1569 domain-containing protein encodes MTTQFNPERRACLTRGAALSVLATGGMLTACAAGQDRGLQFSTLSAAQEEVMRLAQAPALDSAAVFSWSQTLEHCAQSIEFSMSGFPEPKSALFQKTVGAAAFGVFSWRGKMSHNLAEPIPGAPVLASDTPAAAAVERLQKAITAFAQWSGELKPHFAYGALTKPQYEQAHAMHLAQHLSGFTIKA; translated from the coding sequence ATGACAACGCAATTCAACCCCGAACGTCGTGCCTGCCTCACCCGCGGCGCCGCCCTCTCTGTTCTGGCTACAGGCGGCATGCTCACCGCCTGTGCCGCTGGCCAGGACCGCGGCTTGCAGTTCAGCACACTGTCCGCTGCACAAGAAGAGGTGATGCGACTTGCACAGGCGCCGGCCCTGGACAGCGCCGCTGTGTTCAGCTGGAGCCAAACGCTGGAGCATTGCGCCCAGAGCATTGAGTTTTCGATGAGCGGGTTTCCCGAACCCAAGTCGGCCCTGTTTCAAAAAACCGTGGGTGCTGCCGCATTCGGCGTGTTCAGCTGGCGCGGCAAGATGAGCCACAACCTGGCGGAACCCATTCCCGGCGCACCGGTGCTGGCAAGCGATACCCCTGCCGCTGCGGCGGTGGAGCGTTTGCAAAAAGCCATCACAGCGTTTGCGCAATGGAGTGGAGAGCTCAAGCCTCACTTCGCCTATGGCGCACTGACCAAACCCCAATATGAGCAGGCGCACGCCATGCACCTCGCGCAACACCTGTCAGGCTTCACCATCAAAGCCTGA
- a CDS encoding cyanophycin metabolism-associated DUF1854 family protein: protein MSALYTVTASRFTLERTPFGKLVLTNESGERFEDVVPVRAFPIQSPEDGISLVSTDGKEVAWVDLLSDVPQPAQDLIRAELATREFMPVIERIVSVTSYSTPCTWTVETDRGTTEFVLRGDEDIRRIGKDNALLIADAHGIQYLVRDQFAMDTHSKRVLDRFL from the coding sequence ATGAGCGCGCTATACACCGTAACCGCCAGCCGCTTCACCCTGGAGCGCACACCTTTTGGCAAGCTGGTGCTTACCAATGAGTCGGGTGAGCGCTTTGAGGACGTGGTGCCCGTGCGCGCCTTCCCGATCCAGTCGCCGGAGGACGGTATTTCGCTGGTTAGCACTGATGGCAAGGAGGTCGCCTGGGTGGACCTGCTGTCCGATGTGCCCCAGCCCGCCCAAGACCTGATCCGGGCGGAACTCGCTACCCGTGAATTCATGCCGGTGATTGAACGCATCGTGTCCGTCACCAGCTACTCCACACCCTGTACCTGGACCGTGGAAACTGACCGTGGTACCACGGAGTTTGTGCTGCGCGGTGATGAAGACATTCGCCGTATCGGCAAAGACAACGCCTTGCTGATTGCAGATGCCCACGGCATTCAATACCTGGTGCGCGACCAGTTTGCTATGGATACCCATAGCAAGCGGGTACTGGACCGCTTCCTGTAA
- a CDS encoding segregation and condensation protein A gives MTSSTEGVSSGGAELGHMPDVVDQVALARLYGEPLFAMPQDLYIPPDALEVFLEAFEGPLDLLLYLIRKQNFNILDIPMLSVTKQYLVYVDQIRKRNLELAAEYLLMAAMLIEIKSRMLLPPKKTAEGEEAEDPRAELVRRLLEYEQMKLAAARLNAIPQYGRDFLKANVYIEQSLKPRFPDVSVDELQTAWRDILKRAKLVQHHKISREELSVREHMSIVLKKLQGQRFVGFENLFDTTQGVPVLVVTFIALLELAKETLIEITQAEAFAPIYVRLAYSPT, from the coding sequence ATGACTTCCAGCACCGAAGGCGTTTCCTCCGGGGGCGCCGAACTCGGGCACATGCCTGACGTGGTGGACCAGGTGGCCTTGGCGCGCCTGTATGGCGAGCCCCTGTTCGCCATGCCGCAGGACCTGTACATCCCGCCCGACGCGCTGGAAGTGTTTCTGGAGGCCTTCGAAGGCCCGCTGGACTTGCTGCTCTACCTGATCCGCAAGCAAAACTTCAACATCCTCGACATCCCGATGTTGAGCGTGACCAAACAGTATCTGGTTTATGTGGACCAGATCCGCAAGCGCAATCTGGAACTGGCCGCCGAATATTTGCTGATGGCGGCCATGCTGATCGAGATCAAATCGCGCATGCTGCTGCCCCCCAAAAAGACCGCCGAGGGCGAAGAAGCCGAAGACCCCCGGGCCGAGCTGGTGCGCCGCCTGCTGGAATACGAGCAGATGAAGCTCGCCGCCGCGCGGCTGAATGCCATTCCCCAATACGGCCGCGACTTCCTGAAGGCCAACGTCTACATCGAGCAAAGCCTCAAGCCCCGCTTCCCCGATGTGTCGGTGGACGAGCTACAAACCGCCTGGCGCGACATCCTCAAGCGGGCCAAGCTGGTGCAGCATCACAAGATCAGCCGGGAAGAGCTCTCGGTGCGTGAGCACATGAGCATCGTGCTCAAAAAGCTGCAGGGTCAGCGCTTTGTGGGGTTTGAGAACCTGTTTGATACGACCCAGGGTGTGCCGGTGCTGGTGGTCACCTTTATCGCCCTGCTGGAGCTGGCCAAGGAAACCCTGATCGAAATCACCCAGGCCGAAGCCTTCGCGCCCATCTATGTGCGCCTGGCGTATTCACCTACCTGA